From one Luteipulveratus mongoliensis genomic stretch:
- a CDS encoding citrate synthase: protein MTNEGTATFKAGDKELEFPLLPATEGNAGYDISSLMKETGNTTLDVGFVNTASCQSAITYIDGDAGILRYRGYPIDQLAKSSSFLEVSYLLIYGELPTTAELEEFTSRIHRHTMLHEDLKDLLAAFPRDAHPMSVLSAAVSALGTFYQDSLSITDKDQVELSTMRLLAKLPTIAAYAHKKSQGQPTLYPDNRLDLVSNFLRMTFGVPAEDFEVDPIVAKALDQLFILHADHEQNCSTSTVRLVGSGHAHLFASISAGIHALSGPLHGGANSAVLEMLGHIQAGDDDVDTFMNKVKNKEDGVKLMGFGHRVYKNYDPRAAIVKDTAHEVLQKLGVNDPQLEIAMRLEEIALKDDYFVERKLYPNVDFYTGLIYKAMGFPTEMFTVLFAIGRLPGWIAQWREMMEDPATKIGRPRQLYIGEAERQFVGIDKR from the coding sequence ATGACAAACGAGGGCACCGCCACTTTCAAGGCGGGCGACAAGGAGCTCGAGTTCCCACTGCTCCCGGCAACCGAGGGCAACGCGGGTTACGACATCTCCTCCCTGATGAAGGAGACGGGCAACACCACGCTCGATGTGGGCTTCGTCAACACGGCGTCATGCCAGTCCGCGATCACCTACATCGACGGTGACGCTGGCATCCTGCGCTACCGCGGCTATCCGATCGATCAGCTGGCCAAGAGCTCGAGCTTCCTCGAGGTCTCCTACCTGCTGATCTACGGCGAGCTGCCGACCACTGCCGAGCTGGAGGAGTTCACCTCCCGCATCCACCGGCACACCATGCTGCACGAGGACCTGAAGGACCTGCTCGCGGCGTTCCCGCGCGATGCACACCCCATGTCGGTGCTGTCGGCGGCGGTCTCGGCGCTCGGCACCTTCTACCAAGACTCCTTGTCGATCACCGACAAGGACCAGGTCGAGCTGTCGACCATGCGACTGCTGGCCAAGCTGCCGACGATCGCGGCCTATGCGCATAAGAAGAGCCAGGGCCAGCCGACGCTCTACCCTGACAACCGTCTGGACCTGGTGTCCAACTTCCTGCGCATGACGTTCGGTGTGCCGGCAGAGGACTTCGAGGTCGACCCGATCGTCGCCAAGGCGCTCGACCAGCTCTTCATCCTGCACGCCGACCACGAGCAGAACTGCTCCACGTCGACGGTGCGACTGGTTGGCTCCGGCCACGCGCATCTGTTCGCCTCGATCTCCGCGGGCATCCACGCGCTGTCCGGCCCGCTGCACGGCGGCGCCAACTCGGCCGTGCTGGAGATGCTGGGTCACATCCAGGCCGGGGACGACGACGTCGACACCTTCATGAACAAGGTGAAGAACAAGGAAGACGGCGTCAAGCTCATGGGCTTCGGGCACCGGGTCTACAAGAACTACGACCCGCGTGCGGCCATCGTCAAGGACACCGCGCACGAGGTGCTCCAGAAGTTGGGCGTCAACGACCCGCAGCTCGAGATCGCGATGCGCCTCGAGGAGATCGCCCTCAAGGACGACTACTTCGTCGAGCGCAAGCTTTACCCCAATGTCGACTTCTACACCGGTCTGATCTACAAGGCCATGGGCTTCCCGACCGAGATGTTCACGGTCCTGTTCGCCATCGGTCGTCTGCCGGGCTGGATCGCCCAGTGGCGCGAGATGATGGAGGACCCGGCCACCAAGATCGGTCGGCCGCGTCAGCTCTACATCGGCGAGGCCGA
- the dapC gene encoding succinyldiaminopimelate transaminase, which produces MPLSLPDFPWNSLAEAKATAQQHPDGIVDLSVGTPVDPTPQILREALTEASDAPGYPQVYGTPDLREAVAAWFARRRNAGAVDPDGVLPTIGSKELVAWLPTLLGLSAGDTVAFPSVAYPTYDVGARIAGATPRPMDNLLEMGPQSPKLLWLNTPSNPTGQVLGVEHLAKVVDWARSRGVIVASDECYAELDWRASPEGLTTPSILDDRVCGGSQEGLLAVYSLSKQSNLAGYRAAFAAGDPELVRRLVEVRKHAGMIVPWPVQRVLRIAVGDDQHVAEQKQRYAARRTMLRTALESTGWRIDHSDAGLYLWSTRDEPCRETIAWLAQRGILAAPGDFYGAPGARHVRIALTATDERINAAVTRLTQT; this is translated from the coding sequence GTGCCTCTCTCGCTTCCTGACTTCCCCTGGAACTCGCTCGCGGAGGCGAAGGCCACCGCGCAGCAGCACCCGGACGGCATCGTCGACCTCTCGGTCGGTACGCCGGTCGACCCGACCCCACAGATCCTGCGGGAGGCGTTGACCGAGGCTTCGGACGCGCCTGGCTACCCGCAGGTCTACGGCACGCCTGATCTTCGCGAGGCGGTGGCCGCGTGGTTCGCCCGACGCCGCAATGCCGGTGCGGTTGATCCCGACGGTGTGCTCCCGACGATCGGGAGCAAGGAGCTGGTCGCGTGGTTGCCGACGCTGCTCGGTCTGAGCGCGGGCGACACGGTCGCCTTCCCATCGGTGGCCTACCCCACCTACGACGTCGGCGCGCGCATCGCGGGTGCGACGCCGCGGCCGATGGACAACCTGCTGGAGATGGGGCCGCAGAGCCCAAAACTGTTGTGGCTCAACACTCCTAGCAATCCGACCGGTCAGGTTCTGGGTGTCGAGCACCTCGCCAAGGTCGTCGACTGGGCGCGCAGCCGCGGCGTGATCGTCGCCAGTGACGAGTGCTACGCCGAGCTCGACTGGCGCGCGTCGCCTGAAGGTCTGACCACGCCGAGCATCCTGGACGACCGGGTCTGCGGTGGCAGCCAAGAGGGACTGCTCGCGGTCTACTCGCTGTCCAAGCAGTCCAACCTCGCCGGCTACCGTGCCGCGTTCGCCGCGGGCGACCCTGAGCTCGTACGCCGCCTGGTCGAGGTCCGTAAGCACGCCGGCATGATCGTGCCCTGGCCCGTCCAACGCGTGCTGCGCATCGCGGTCGGCGACGACCAGCACGTCGCCGAGCAGAAGCAGCGGTACGCCGCCCGCCGGACGATGCTGCGTACGGCCCTGGAGTCGACCGGCTGGCGTATCGATCACAGCGACGCCGGTCTCTACCTCTGGTCCACGCGCGACGAGCCGTGCCGGGAGACGATCGCCTGGTTGGCCCAGCGCGGGATCCTGGCTGCGCCCGGTGACTTCTACGGCGCACCCGGGGCACGGCACGTACGGATCGCGCTGACGGCCACCGACGAAAGAATCAATGCGGCTGTGACACGCCTCACGCAGACTTGA
- a CDS encoding VanW family protein: MSTNDAGTPENGEPEVEQPATDTSKQESTAAKGATKLPTVPVEDAPARVQLPTAKADKAAPAKDEPAVAKSEPSEPAAAKSEPSEPAPVKEEPAAKPAAAKSEASKPAVAKDQPSTDAPSRPAPAKRAPSTGETTELAIQTPARASSGETTELSVQTARSAAQESRPAAQAPRPAATAPRTAASTPRPAASAPRPAASAPRPQTQQAPYDQYDDFDDEPRVAQPVGGPPVGGPPKSAGRQVRKIWWPIGGLALLLILGYVGTALWEGDRISSGTTVGGVDVGGLGKDEAAARLTTEAAKVSKLPVTVSLDKDRVEIQPASAGLGLDVEKSLAGLTDRGFGPGDVFGYFTGGGDKPAVTKANPATLAEAIDKATRTVITGNPVDGKVSFENGKVEVVRSKPGQGVDSDALAAQIGKEWPAKRAFSTQVSEREGRLKNAEIDRFVKEFGDKAMSGDLTVTDGKVSTKLTPGQLSAVLSVKSSGGKLTPSLDSEKLADKIMSLKPELATPARNAKVQLVSGQPKVTPSVDGTEIDRAKLGPAVIAALTTDERTATIATKPVKAKVTTEQVQALDAKNVVSEFRSRFPTGPSNAARTKNIRVALSILNGQVVGAGEQFSLVKALGGEMTAAQGYVEAPTIQDGHERAAMGGGVSQVSTTVYNTAFFAGVQLDEHKPHSFWIPRYPMGREATLWIPDLDNKWTNTTGAPILIEAGVQGNEVVMRFYGKKTFTVETTTGPQRSFTQPKTIYDNHPGCIRVPPQRGFTVDVKRVVKQGGTVVKNETLTTTYKAANNIICGPPPSGGSTAPPPGSTNPPTD, from the coding sequence GTGAGCACGAACGACGCGGGCACGCCCGAAAACGGCGAGCCCGAGGTGGAGCAGCCTGCCACTGACACCTCGAAGCAGGAGTCCACGGCTGCGAAGGGCGCGACCAAGCTGCCCACCGTGCCTGTAGAAGACGCACCTGCACGCGTTCAGCTGCCGACCGCCAAGGCGGACAAGGCAGCGCCTGCGAAGGACGAGCCGGCAGTCGCGAAGAGCGAGCCGTCCGAGCCTGCCGCCGCGAAGAGCGAGCCGTCCGAGCCGGCGCCCGTCAAGGAGGAGCCGGCCGCGAAACCAGCGGCAGCCAAGAGCGAAGCCTCCAAGCCCGCAGTGGCGAAGGATCAGCCTTCGACCGATGCCCCCTCCAGGCCCGCGCCTGCCAAGCGTGCCCCGTCGACGGGCGAGACCACCGAGCTCGCTATCCAGACGCCCGCCCGCGCCTCGAGCGGGGAGACCACCGAGCTCTCCGTGCAGACGGCACGGTCCGCTGCCCAGGAATCTCGTCCGGCGGCACAGGCGCCGCGCCCAGCGGCCACCGCACCGCGTACTGCTGCCAGTACCCCGCGGCCAGCGGCCTCTGCACCGCGTCCTGCTGCCAGCGCGCCGCGTCCGCAGACCCAGCAGGCCCCGTACGACCAGTACGACGACTTCGACGACGAGCCCAGGGTCGCGCAGCCGGTCGGAGGTCCGCCCGTGGGCGGTCCGCCGAAGTCGGCCGGCCGTCAGGTGCGCAAGATCTGGTGGCCCATCGGTGGCCTGGCCCTGCTGCTCATCCTCGGTTACGTCGGGACGGCGCTCTGGGAGGGCGACCGGATCTCCTCCGGGACGACCGTGGGCGGCGTCGACGTCGGCGGCCTGGGCAAGGACGAGGCGGCCGCGCGTCTGACGACGGAGGCCGCGAAGGTCAGCAAGCTGCCCGTGACGGTCAGCCTCGACAAGGACCGCGTCGAGATCCAGCCGGCCTCGGCCGGGCTCGGTCTCGATGTCGAGAAGTCTCTCGCCGGTCTGACCGACCGGGGCTTCGGCCCGGGTGACGTATTCGGTTACTTCACCGGCGGTGGGGACAAGCCCGCCGTGACCAAGGCCAACCCAGCCACGCTGGCGGAGGCTATCGACAAGGCCACCCGTACGGTCATCACCGGCAACCCGGTCGACGGCAAGGTGAGCTTCGAGAACGGCAAGGTCGAGGTCGTACGTTCGAAGCCGGGCCAGGGCGTCGACTCCGACGCGTTGGCCGCCCAGATCGGTAAGGAGTGGCCCGCCAAGCGAGCGTTCTCGACCCAGGTCAGCGAGCGCGAGGGTCGGCTCAAGAACGCCGAGATCGACCGGTTCGTCAAGGAATTCGGCGACAAGGCGATGTCGGGCGACCTGACGGTCACCGACGGCAAGGTCAGTACCAAGCTCACGCCAGGTCAGCTGTCGGCAGTGCTCAGCGTCAAGAGCTCTGGTGGCAAGCTCACGCCGTCCCTGGACAGCGAGAAGCTCGCCGACAAGATCATGTCGCTCAAGCCCGAGCTCGCGACGCCGGCACGCAACGCGAAGGTCCAGCTGGTCAGCGGGCAGCCGAAGGTGACGCCGTCGGTCGACGGCACCGAGATCGACCGCGCCAAGCTGGGTCCGGCGGTGATCGCGGCCCTCACGACCGACGAGCGCACCGCCACGATCGCGACCAAGCCGGTCAAGGCCAAGGTGACGACCGAGCAGGTTCAGGCACTGGACGCCAAGAACGTCGTGTCGGAGTTCCGCTCGAGGTTCCCGACCGGTCCGAGCAACGCGGCGCGTACCAAGAACATCCGGGTCGCGCTCAGCATCCTCAACGGTCAGGTCGTCGGCGCCGGTGAGCAGTTCAGCCTGGTCAAGGCGCTGGGCGGCGAGATGACCGCTGCGCAGGGCTACGTCGAAGCGCCGACGATCCAGGACGGCCATGAGCGGGCCGCGATGGGTGGTGGCGTGTCACAGGTGTCGACCACCGTCTACAACACGGCGTTCTTCGCCGGCGTGCAGCTCGATGAGCACAAACCGCACTCGTTCTGGATCCCGCGCTACCCGATGGGTCGCGAGGCGACCCTGTGGATCCCGGACCTGGACAACAAGTGGACCAACACCACGGGTGCACCGATCCTCATCGAGGCCGGCGTCCAGGGCAACGAGGTGGTGATGCGCTTCTACGGCAAGAAGACCTTCACGGTCGAGACGACGACCGGCCCGCAGCGCAGCTTCACCCAGCCGAAGACGATCTACGACAACCACCCGGGTTGTATCCGCGTGCCGCCGCAGCGTGGCTTCACCGTCGATGTGAAGCGCGTGGTCAAGCAGGGCGGGACGGTCGTCAAGAACGAGACCCTGACGACGACGTACAAGGCCGCCAACAACATCATCTGCGGTCCGCCTCCCTCCGGTGGCTCCACCGCGCCGCCGCCGGGGTCGACCAACCCGCCCACGGACTGA
- a CDS encoding GNAT family N-acetyltransferase, whose protein sequence is MNPDPNQPDLTAPLRVGMRIVVRSRLPEGGLTDRLGPLVEADEATLTVRTRAGDVVVRRRDVVAAKEVPPPPARRGRPHLAISMGDLQELMVGGMPGIEQEWLGRWLLRMANGYTGRANSVLPLGDPGAPLDDAMVAVVRWYADRGRPPLVQLFGPVGFDPAADEIGAWAVEHGWRVFQKTLVMTAASADLAAQPAPQTPVEARGTIDDRWFSGTTAREQQHEQTFRDVLDLIPHQRFLTVAPDGPVTAIGRVAFTSGWAGVFGVHVQPAARRQGLARAVMTAAGREAVARGARSTYLQVSADNEAAVALYRSMGFVTHHEYWYARPA, encoded by the coding sequence ATGAACCCCGACCCTAACCAGCCTGACCTCACCGCACCTCTCCGTGTCGGAATGCGGATCGTGGTGCGGTCCCGCCTGCCCGAAGGAGGCCTCACCGACCGCCTCGGTCCGCTGGTCGAGGCCGATGAGGCGACCCTGACCGTACGCACCCGAGCCGGGGACGTCGTCGTACGACGCCGCGACGTGGTTGCGGCCAAGGAGGTCCCTCCCCCGCCTGCTCGGCGCGGCCGACCGCATCTCGCGATCTCGATGGGCGACCTGCAAGAGCTCATGGTCGGAGGCATGCCGGGCATCGAGCAGGAGTGGCTCGGCCGGTGGCTGCTGCGTATGGCCAACGGCTACACGGGACGTGCCAACTCGGTGCTCCCGCTCGGCGACCCTGGCGCTCCCCTGGATGACGCGATGGTCGCTGTCGTGCGGTGGTACGCCGATCGCGGCCGGCCGCCGCTGGTGCAGCTCTTCGGGCCGGTCGGGTTCGATCCTGCGGCCGACGAGATCGGTGCGTGGGCGGTCGAGCACGGCTGGCGGGTGTTCCAGAAGACGCTCGTGATGACAGCCGCGTCAGCCGATCTGGCTGCCCAGCCCGCACCCCAGACCCCGGTCGAGGCGCGCGGCACGATCGACGACCGGTGGTTCTCGGGCACCACAGCACGCGAGCAGCAGCACGAGCAGACGTTCCGCGATGTCCTCGACCTCATTCCGCACCAGCGTTTCCTGACGGTGGCGCCGGACGGCCCGGTCACCGCCATCGGGCGCGTGGCGTTCACCTCCGGGTGGGCCGGCGTGTTCGGGGTGCATGTGCAGCCCGCCGCTCGCCGACAGGGCCTGGCCCGTGCGGTCATGACCGCCGCGGGTCGCGAGGCGGTCGCCCGAGGCGCCCGATCGACGTACCTCCAGGTGTCTGCGGACAACGAGGCTGCGGTGGCGCTCTACCGGTCGATGGGTTTCGTGACCCACCACGAGTACTGGTACGCGCGGCCCGCCTGA
- a CDS encoding FAD-binding and (Fe-S)-binding domain-containing protein — protein sequence MTSELVADLRAVGLRDVLSDSTSRAAYSSDASLYRLLPQVVVRPYDRDEVLAALEVSRRHQAPVTSRGGGTSIAGNAVGTGVVLDFSRHMNQVISLDRESASAVVQPGTVHATLQRQALASGLRYGPDPSSHTRCTIGGMVGNNACGNRALGYGKTGDNLLGAELVTAAGEVLRTAVGTPRADVLAASPTWAALDAVAAQHLSTIRTELGRFGRQVSGYAAQHLLPENGFDVTRLLAGSEGTLGVLTEATVRLVTEPAHRLLVVLGYPDIATAGDAAHLMLAFDPVAVEGMDRRIVDILLARRGPSAVPALPRGDGWLLIELAGDDEGEVLARAERLAAESDAVESRIVVDKGEAASLWRVREDGAGLSGRSPRDRPAHAGWEDAAVPPEQLGPYLRDFDALLEQHDLTGLPYGHFGDGCLHIRIDFPLEKPSGTAEFGNFLRESAALVASYGGSLSGEHGDGRARSELLPTMYSPDALQLFAEIKHHLDPTNLLNPGVLVDPAAATDDLRIPAAQPVRAKLAMAYEHDRGDFSQAVHRCTGVGKCRADNTGTGGVMCPSYLATGEEKDSTRGRARVLQEMVNGSLVTGWDAPEVHEALDLCLSCKGCASDCPTGIDMATYKSEVLHQTYQGKRRPRTHYALGQLPRWVRMGSRMPKVVNAMFRVGDRFSALKKVAGVDPRRSIPALAPDTFRSWAKANSVGIFDGSPIGERQMLLMIDTFTDYFSPEVGQAAVRVLRAAGYEPVVTERAGCCGLTWITTGQLDAAKKILGSTVDDLAAAAEAGLPIVGLEPSCTAVLRSDAVELVGGDAATRVAAGTQTLAEFLEADPEWSPPSLEGTSVIAQPHCHHHAIMSWTPDAALLKKAGADVQRLGGCCGLAGNFGVEQGHYEVSVKVAEHSLLPALRDNRDGVLLADGFSCRTQVADLTDRRGIHLAQLLDPDRSSATPLVE from the coding sequence ATGACTTCGGAGCTGGTCGCCGACCTTCGTGCCGTCGGGCTGCGTGATGTCCTCTCCGACTCGACGAGTCGCGCGGCCTACTCCTCGGACGCCTCGCTCTATCGTCTGCTGCCCCAGGTCGTCGTCCGGCCGTACGACCGTGACGAGGTGCTCGCCGCGCTCGAGGTCAGCAGGCGGCACCAGGCGCCGGTGACGTCGCGCGGCGGCGGTACGTCCATCGCGGGCAACGCGGTCGGCACCGGTGTGGTGCTGGACTTCAGCCGGCACATGAACCAGGTGATCTCGCTGGATCGTGAGTCAGCGAGCGCGGTCGTCCAACCCGGCACAGTGCACGCCACCCTGCAGCGGCAGGCGCTCGCGTCGGGTCTGCGCTACGGGCCGGACCCGTCCTCGCACACCCGCTGCACGATCGGCGGGATGGTCGGCAACAACGCGTGCGGCAACCGAGCGCTCGGCTACGGCAAGACGGGCGACAACCTGCTCGGGGCCGAGCTGGTCACTGCGGCGGGAGAGGTGCTGCGTACGGCTGTGGGCACCCCGCGCGCCGACGTCCTCGCCGCGTCACCGACCTGGGCCGCGCTGGATGCCGTTGCCGCACAACATCTTTCGACGATCCGCACCGAGCTGGGACGTTTCGGCCGACAGGTGTCCGGCTACGCCGCCCAGCACTTGCTGCCCGAGAACGGCTTCGACGTGACGCGGCTGCTCGCCGGCAGCGAAGGCACGCTCGGCGTGCTGACCGAGGCGACCGTACGCCTTGTCACCGAGCCGGCTCATCGGCTGCTGGTCGTGCTGGGCTACCCGGACATCGCCACGGCCGGAGATGCAGCACACCTGATGCTGGCCTTCGACCCGGTCGCGGTCGAGGGCATGGACAGGCGCATCGTCGACATCCTGCTCGCCCGTCGCGGTCCGTCGGCGGTCCCTGCTCTACCGCGCGGCGACGGCTGGCTACTCATCGAGCTTGCCGGTGACGACGAGGGGGAGGTGCTCGCCAGGGCCGAGCGCCTGGCCGCCGAGTCGGACGCCGTGGAGTCCAGGATCGTGGTCGACAAGGGCGAGGCCGCGTCCCTGTGGCGAGTTCGTGAGGACGGTGCGGGGTTGTCCGGACGTAGTCCTCGGGACCGGCCCGCGCACGCCGGCTGGGAGGACGCCGCTGTGCCGCCTGAGCAGCTGGGACCCTACCTCCGCGACTTCGACGCGCTGCTGGAGCAGCATGATCTGACGGGCCTTCCCTATGGCCACTTCGGCGACGGCTGCTTGCACATCCGCATCGACTTCCCGCTCGAAAAGCCTTCTGGCACAGCCGAGTTCGGCAACTTCCTGCGAGAGTCCGCTGCGCTCGTCGCGTCGTACGGCGGCTCCCTGTCGGGCGAGCACGGCGACGGTCGCGCGCGCAGCGAGCTGCTGCCGACGATGTACTCACCCGACGCCCTTCAGCTGTTCGCCGAGATCAAGCACCACCTCGACCCGACCAACCTGCTCAACCCCGGAGTGCTCGTGGACCCGGCAGCCGCGACCGATGACCTGCGCATCCCGGCAGCCCAGCCGGTGCGCGCGAAGCTCGCGATGGCGTACGAGCACGATCGCGGCGACTTCTCGCAGGCGGTCCACCGCTGCACCGGGGTCGGCAAGTGCCGCGCCGACAACACCGGCACCGGGGGAGTGATGTGTCCTTCCTACCTCGCCACGGGTGAGGAGAAGGACTCCACGCGGGGCCGGGCGCGGGTGCTGCAGGAGATGGTCAACGGTTCGCTGGTCACCGGCTGGGACGCGCCGGAGGTCCACGAGGCGCTCGATCTGTGCCTGTCGTGCAAGGGCTGCGCGTCGGACTGCCCGACCGGTATCGACATGGCGACCTACAAGTCCGAGGTGCTGCACCAGACCTACCAGGGCAAGCGGCGGCCGCGCACGCACTACGCGCTGGGGCAGCTGCCGAGATGGGTCCGGATGGGCTCGCGGATGCCGAAGGTGGTCAACGCGATGTTCCGGGTCGGCGACCGGTTCTCGGCGCTGAAGAAGGTCGCCGGTGTGGATCCTCGGCGGTCCATTCCCGCCCTCGCCCCCGACACGTTCCGTTCGTGGGCGAAGGCGAATAGCGTTGGCATCTTTGACGGTTCGCCGATTGGTGAGCGCCAGATGCTGCTCATGATCGATACGTTCACCGACTACTTCTCACCGGAGGTCGGCCAGGCCGCGGTCCGGGTGCTGCGCGCCGCGGGATATGAACCCGTGGTCACCGAGCGTGCCGGATGCTGCGGCCTGACGTGGATCACGACCGGCCAGCTCGATGCTGCCAAGAAGATCCTCGGCAGCACGGTCGATGACCTGGCCGCTGCGGCCGAGGCAGGGCTGCCGATCGTCGGGTTGGAACCGTCGTGCACTGCAGTGCTCCGCTCCGACGCCGTCGAGCTCGTGGGTGGTGACGCGGCCACCCGCGTGGCAGCGGGGACGCAGACGCTCGCTGAGTTCCTGGAGGCCGACCCGGAGTGGTCACCGCCATCGCTGGAAGGCACGTCGGTGATCGCCCAGCCGCACTGCCACCACCACGCCATCATGTCGTGGACGCCGGACGCGGCACTGCTCAAGAAGGCCGGCGCCGACGTCCAGCGCCTCGGCGGATGTTGTGGACTGGCAGGCAATTTCGGTGTCGAGCAGGGTCACTACGAGGTGTCCGTCAAGGTGGCCGAGCACTCGCTGCTGCCGGCGCTGCGCGACAACCGCGACGGCGTACTCCTGGCGGACGGGTTCTCCTGCCGCACCCAGGTCGCCGACCTCACCGACCGGCGCGGCATCCACCTCGCCCAGCTCCTCGACCCCGATCGCTCGTCAGCGACCCCGCTGGTCGAGTAG
- the fdxA gene encoding ferredoxin, with amino-acid sequence MTYVIAQPCVDLKDKACIEECPVDCIYEGERSLYIHPDECVDCGACEPVCPVEAIYYEDDTPEEWADYYKANVEFFDDLGSPGGAAKLGMIKKDHPIISALPPQEHDE; translated from the coding sequence ATGACCTACGTCATTGCTCAGCCGTGCGTCGATCTCAAGGACAAGGCGTGCATCGAGGAATGTCCGGTCGACTGCATCTACGAAGGCGAGCGGTCGCTCTACATCCACCCCGACGAGTGCGTCGACTGTGGTGCGTGTGAGCCCGTGTGCCCCGTAGAGGCGATCTACTACGAGGACGACACTCCTGAGGAGTGGGCCGACTACTACAAGGCCAACGTCGAGTTCTTCGACGACCTCGGCAGCCCCGGCGGTGCGGCCAAGCTCGGCATGATCAAGAAGGATCACCCGATCATCTCTGCGCTGCCCCCGCAAGAGCACGACGAGTAA
- a CDS encoding peptidase E, translating into MTAEQPTILATSGGIKRGVRTGWEFSELTTYAVELAGVTGRAPKVCFLPTAGGDAPDYLTLFYGAAQVAGYEPSHLQLFAMPNVEDITAHLLAQDVIWVGGGSVAGLLAMWRLHGVDEAMRAAWEAGVVLTGVSAGSICWHIGGTTDSFGPQLRPVTNGLAFLPYSNGVHYDSEAERRPLFQRLVGDGTLPAGFATDDGVGLLYRGTELVEAVSEIDGKGAYRVEPSGDGGAAVETNLDVRRL; encoded by the coding sequence ATGACCGCTGAGCAACCGACGATCCTGGCCACCTCGGGTGGCATCAAGCGCGGCGTACGGACGGGGTGGGAGTTCAGCGAGCTGACGACGTACGCCGTCGAGCTCGCCGGGGTGACCGGACGCGCACCGAAGGTGTGCTTCCTCCCGACCGCCGGTGGTGACGCGCCCGACTACCTGACGCTGTTCTACGGCGCCGCGCAGGTCGCAGGCTACGAGCCGTCGCACCTGCAGCTGTTCGCGATGCCCAACGTCGAGGACATCACCGCGCACCTGCTGGCGCAGGACGTCATCTGGGTCGGTGGTGGGAGCGTCGCCGGTTTGCTCGCGATGTGGCGGCTGCACGGCGTGGACGAGGCGATGCGTGCTGCGTGGGAGGCCGGCGTGGTCCTGACGGGCGTCTCGGCGGGGTCGATCTGCTGGCACATCGGCGGTACGACGGACTCGTTCGGCCCGCAGCTGCGTCCCGTGACCAACGGGCTGGCGTTCCTGCCGTACAGCAACGGGGTCCACTACGACTCCGAGGCCGAGCGACGGCCGTTGTTCCAGCGACTGGTCGGCGACGGCACGCTGCCGGCCGGCTTCGCGACCGACGACGGCGTCGGACTCCTTTACCGCGGAACCGAACTCGTCGAAGCGGTCAGCGAGATCGACGGCAAGGGCGCCTACCGCGTCGAGCCCAGCGGCGACGGAGGAGCAGCCGTCGAGACCAACCTCGACGTCCGCCGCCTGTAG